Proteins from a genomic interval of Desulfonatronum sp. SC1:
- a CDS encoding DMT family protein produces the protein MFKPIILLFFSNMFMTFAWYGHLKHMAAKPLVLVILFSWGIALFEYALMIPANRIGINFYTLGQLRVMQEVISLSVFAAFAFVYMKEPLRLDYLWAALCLVGAVYFMFRGGGPVQ, from the coding sequence ATGTTCAAACCCATCATCCTGCTCTTCTTCTCCAACATGTTCATGACCTTCGCCTGGTATGGCCATCTCAAGCACATGGCCGCCAAGCCCCTGGTCCTGGTGATCCTGTTCAGTTGGGGTATCGCCCTGTTTGAATATGCGTTGATGATCCCGGCCAACCGCATCGGCATCAATTTCTACACCCTGGGGCAACTGCGGGTGATGCAGGAAGTGATCAGCCTGAGCGTGTTCGCCGCCTTTGCCTTCGTGTACATGAAGGAGCCGTTGCGCCTGGATTATCTCTGGGCCGCCCTGTGCCTGGTGGGCGCGGTGTACTTCATGTTCAGGGGCGGAGGGCCGGTGCAGTAG
- a CDS encoding DUF4258 domain-containing protein encodes MRQPTLNRSSRQDSRSPQAHQPHQTSRAPLTRHAWQRMTARGIPSDAVDAALQYGRIVYTRGAAISVIGRKEVEQCRKLGVNLAAYEGVQVVCSSDGAVMTTYRNRNFRGLRTPGRKKSRR; translated from the coding sequence ATGCGACAGCCAACCCTCAACCGGTCCTCCCGGCAGGACTCCCGCTCCCCCCAGGCTCACCAGCCCCACCAGACATCCCGGGCCCCGCTGACCCGGCACGCCTGGCAGCGGATGACCGCCCGGGGCATTCCTTCCGACGCCGTGGATGCCGCCTTGCAGTATGGACGGATCGTCTACACCCGGGGCGCGGCCATCAGCGTCATCGGCCGCAAGGAAGTCGAGCAGTGCCGCAAACTCGGGGTCAACCTTGCCGCCTACGAAGGCGTCCAGGTCGTCTGCTCTTCCGACGGGGCGGTGATGACCACCTACCGCAACCGGAATTTCCGCGGCCTGCGCACACCGGGCCGCAAGAAATCACGGCGCTGA